The window TTATgaagaatatttgaaatttcagATCGAGgacaggaagagaaagagatagagagatagagagagagagagagagagagagagagagagagacatacagTAAATGTGTATCGTTAGAAACAAAGACGGATACTTGCACAAAGctgttctctttctcaagAAGAATACGAATTCGGTTCTCATGGGAATTAAAAGCCGGTGATAAATTTTCCTCGTACGCGTGTgtatgaaaaagtaaaaaagaagagatagatagatagatagaaagagagagagagagagagagagagagaaaaaatgtctCCCTTGGGAAAGTTTCGTTGAATAACGCGGTGAACAACAGTGGCGACTAGACGCGAcacaataattatgaaagaTGTTAATTTTCGTAAGttgaaggaggagaaagaagaagaggaagaagagaggaggatatgaaataaaaggaggtgaaggaggaggacgaggagttGTTCCGGAGATTGTAGAGAAAGGTGAAACGAGCCGTTGACACTCGTATATGGATACTGTAGGTAGGAGCTAGTCGCAAACGATATAACAAAGGCCACCCAAGAGAATACTTTCTACACGATGCACGTGCGACGTAACacttttcatatattatgaattaCTATGCAAGGAAAATGGAGTCAAAGGATTGAGAAGAGGAGAtagaagagatagaagagaaaaggagagagagagagagagagagagagagggaggaagaggttGCTAAGATACGGCACGCggtgaagaaatttttttttcaaaaacgaGCTCCGCAGCTTAGACAagaagatagatagttagtaaaatattcttataaaatttgacaaataatatcaaacgatttgtttttttcttcttattatttatttttcttttctttttttttaaatcttttttttttaacagtaCGCGTCTCTTCGCaaaaattgttatcgttaagtCAGTAAAAAAAGCGAACGCTTAACGTCACATCAAAATGTTTACTCTTCTCCAAGTGCTTGATCGTTTTTGTTCATACAAATgagttatctttttaattggaCAAACCTTGGAGAACTTCAATCAGGTTGATATATTCCTTGTGTGTACGTAAAAATTGAGTTAACGAAATATTTATctgataatgagaataaaataaatagacatatttgatatttttaacatcaaaaagagaaagaatgtgtgtgtatgtgtctatgtgtgtgagagaaagtgaaaagaagcaaaaaaagaaacgaaaagaaaacaaaacactGAATTTCGTAAAAATCTCATTTATTAATTGAGCAAATCAAAATAAAGGTTCAAAAAGAATTTAACCAAGCTACTCTAATGCGAAATGTTTATTAAACgtgatataaatatcaaatgcAATTATTACGAGCATGCAAACCGGTCGAGGAtcaaaatgtatgtatatatgtatatatatatacatatgtattttttcaAGTACACTCTTAAAAGAttctcattaaaataaatacagaaAATAAACACAGTTTATTTACTTACTCAATAGAAATGGAAATATCTCTGTTAGGTTTTTAATTAGAGATTAAAAAGGTTTGTTCTTAATTGTTAACAAACGAATTCTTAATCAAGGCgggattactttttttcttccttttgttttcttttttttctctttgtcttcttccttttcttcgtcttcgtcgaaagaaataatctaACGAGTATTTTTCCAAAGTGTTAATGCATCACTTCTTTGAAGAAGATCCGCGTTAAATTCATTTACTTAACGATGCAAATGTATTAAGAGTTCGATGGATACTGATGGTACGAATAAATGGAAGGTAAAGTACGAGCTTCGAACGTGTAAAACCTTAAATCTTTATCGTTGCTAATGGCAACACGTTTGGTCGATCGATCAAATGAATTCGTTTGCCCTTTCTAATTTATATGCATCATAATTAGAAAGTTTTCATATTGTAATATGTGATATTTGCGCaacaatatgaaaataatcagATTAATTTTGTCGTTGTCAAAGTacgtgatatttaaaaataaataaatatatatatatatatatatatatatatatatatatataaaaataaaaaaaataaaaaaaataaaaaaaaatatatacatatatatacgtgtgcgtttgtatgcatatatatgtattaatattaacaatggaAACAATAAATGTTTTGAGATTAATTGCAAAGTAATAtacctttaattttttatataattctttcaaagattttttacacacctatatacacatacacacaaagcATATGCACGCGTAAATGCTTGTATGAATGTatacgaagaataaaaaaaaaaaaaaaatctcgtcatttcgttttctttcaaaGGAAAGATTCGTTCGTACGGAATGAATTAATTCAAAGTACCGGATACGCCGGCAGCTTTAATTGCGTATTTTCTTCCTGATTGAAAGTATCGATCGTAAAGGAAAAAACCGCACACTTTTCCTAATAGAAGTTAAATCGTCGTTGTTTGCATGAAAGTGCCTTGCTCTTACCTCAGTTAAGACTCCTGGTAACTTAATTCCCTGggatatataattgaaatctATGCTAATTtctcgaaaaaaatttctcgaaaacttttgtaaataaaatatatataaaatatatttaaaatatatatgtaaaatatgtatatatatatatatatgcttaaaatttatttaaacaatattattatttaaataatattaaaaaaaagaagatccaTGAATcctgataattttttaaaacgttAAAACTCGTACCCTTCGAGATAAATCCCTTTGTTAAATGGCACGTAATCCTTTCTGTCTTGTATCGTGTAAAATCGTGAGGATTCTCTAAATTCTTTATCGTAGTAGCTCAATcgtctaaataaataatataaaagattaaatagGATACAATGTGATCTAACAATaggaatgattatttttttttttgcttttcttttttatcttcttttatcaatttttacttGAAATAATTCTTCGCCGCCAAGTGTTTCAATAAGATCTGATGTAATAGTGATTTCGAATAGATTTTGGTAAAATCATCGATACAATAATGAATCTCTGCCTCTTCTTCGGTTAAAAGAATACAATTCCATGGTGACCATTCAACGCACTTATTGTATCTGACCAAtcttaataagtaaatatcaatatttttacttatgaTCGAATGATTTTGCCAGATATTATTAACCAAATAATAAATGTCCCTCGACTGCATCATAAATGCCAACGACGAGAAAcatcttcttcgtttctcttcggCTTGCacgtaatttaaaataaaaatgtatggtTCGAAATTAACGCAAGAGTAATTCTGTTCTTTCAACAACGTACAACCTTAAATAACGATCGAACATcacatttcgttttttaatattttgtaatatatgtagACAATGTGTATTtgctataaagaaaaaaaagaaaaaaagaaaaaaaaagaaaaagaataaagaaagaaaggaagaaagaaagaaaaagaaaaaagaaattaaattgcaTTTACTGGTACAAGAcgttaattttttcaatcCACTGTGAGCTGAAAATCTATTACAGGGAAGTAATTTTCTACAGCTTTTacaaaatatcgtttttatctctaATGGTTCACGAAATTCCTCGCATTTAGGATCATCTTTGAAACCCTTACGTATATTCGTACAAGCACAAGTACCAGAATTGGCaacgaattttaaataatcatctatattaattagaattaatcgttattagaatgttataaattttttttttcgattctttttacGAATTCTCACATAgtattctctttcttaaatATTCGAGAGATAGACTCTTTATGCCTCTCGACAATAACATTATCTCTTGGTCCAATAGATAAATCAAATCGAAAGCGCAGATACAGATGTGAAATCCAAGTGATTTTtttaacatcaataacaattccATTCGTTCTTCCACGTtcaaattatcgttacttaaCGAATTGAATATGCTCAAATATTCCCGTGCCTTTTGAGTCTTCAATGTGATCATTTCTATGAGTTTTGCCTTATATCCGTGCCATTGTATAGGCTTAGAATTgatctttaaaaatttaacacgTTTCCTCGTTCTGTATTGCTCTCTTATCCTTTGtttaaatttatcgataacGTTGTACATTTCCACGGTTTTATTAAGAACGAAACAATTTTCAGCACGTTGAGTACCTTTGAAATAACGTGCATTTATCTCCTTTTTACGATCAAGTCTCCATCGTTCGATTAATTCAAACAACATATTAAAATCTGCTCTTGAACGTGGATTAATCTTTCGTAAAAGTTCCTGCTCGTGTCTTTTTCTGCGAACGTTTTCAAAAACagaacgtttatttttttcttttttttttttttttttttttttcttaaagcaCAACTAATCAATCGCAAGAAATGTTATGgtgttttaatttcttttttctctttttttttttttatacaatacgatgaaaaatatttttttgcacatacttttttaatcaattttcatgaatagttttatttctttcttagacTCGCGTACCTGTACATAATGATTCTCTCTTCCCGATGTCGTTtacattctttcattatttctctatATTGTCGAGCACATTCCTTCATATATTTCAAAAGTCTATATATCCGATAATTCCTTTGAATAATCCTCGCACGTTGATTAAGATCGAGACGCCATTGTATTTCATCGTATGGCTCATAACACTTTGGCGTCATATATTTGTCCTTTATATTCGATACGTTACAATCCGTTCTACGCTTACAACAATTAAGATTaattaacgaagaagaagaaaaaaattaaaatgcacgtattaataagaatattagatttcttttttaatttacgtaTATTATCGCACCGCCACATTTGTGTAGTTTTATTATACGACGATTGTGTTGTTCCATCTTTAGTTTCCACCGTTTGAACGGCAATGCTACAGCAATTATCCCAGGAAATATTTTTAGGTGGTGGTCCGGTTTGCGATACTGCGTTCAAATATTCTATACCAGTGATTTTATTTCGCCATCCACCCAAATAAGGTTTCACGATCTTCCGATCTTCAACTTCAGTTATTAAAAccatatttcgtattacgattattatacgACGAGTACAAGCTCTTCATCAATTATATGCAC is drawn from Vespa crabro chromosome 10, iyVesCrab1.2, whole genome shotgun sequence and contains these coding sequences:
- the LOC124427451 gene encoding IQ and ubiquitin-like domain-containing protein, yielding MVLITEVEDRKIVKPYLGGWRNKITGIEYLNAVSQTGPPPKNISWDNCCSIAVQTVETKDGTTQSSYNKTTQMWRTDCNVSNIKDKYMTPKCYEPYDEIQWRLDLNQRARIIQRNYRIYRLLKYMKECARQYREIMKECKRHREERIIMYRKRHEQELLRKINPRSRADFNMLFELIERWRLDRKKEINARYFKGTQRAENCFVLNKTVEMYNVIDKFKQRIREQYRTRKRVKFLKINSKPIQWHGYKAKLIEMITLKTQKAREYLSIFNSLSNDNLNVEERMELLLMLKKSLGFHICICAFDLIYLLDQEIMLLSRGIKSLSLEYLRKRILYDYLKFVANSGTCACTNIRKGFKDDPKCEEFREPLEIKTIFCKSCRKLLPCNRFSAHSGLKKLTSCTSCTLLKEQNYSCVNFEPYIFILNYVQAEEKRRRCFSSLAFMMQSRDIYYLVNNIWQNHSIISKNIDIYLLRLVRYNKCVEWSPWNCILLTEEEAEIHYCIDDFTKIYSKSLLHQILLKHLAAKNYFK